A window of Longispora fulva contains these coding sequences:
- a CDS encoding NAD(P)/FAD-dependent oxidoreductase: MATTGRIDTDIAIVGAGPAGLFAAYYAGFRGLSTVLVDALPEPGGQITAMYPEKMIFDVAGFPAIRGRDLVTGLVEQAATFSPRYVLGVQADKLTYVEERPVLTLDDGTDIHCGAVLITGGIGSFSPRHLPAADAFTGAGVVYFVPHLDDHAGQHVLIVGGGDSAFDWAHALAPIAASVTLVHRREAFRAHAATVARVRELGVRIVVNAQVTELLGTERVEGAVIVAKGAEPERVPADVLVAALGFVADLGPLAEWGLRLDRRHVWVDSTMATNLPRVFAAGDITEYPGKVRLIATGFGEAATAVNNAAVAIDPAAHLFPGHSSDVG; this comes from the coding sequence ATGGCGACCACCGGTCGGATCGACACCGACATCGCGATAGTCGGGGCGGGCCCCGCGGGCCTGTTCGCCGCGTACTATGCCGGATTCCGGGGACTCAGCACCGTGCTGGTCGACGCGTTGCCGGAGCCGGGCGGGCAGATCACCGCGATGTACCCCGAAAAAATGATCTTCGATGTGGCTGGTTTCCCGGCGATCCGGGGACGCGATCTCGTCACCGGGCTCGTGGAGCAGGCCGCGACGTTCTCGCCGCGCTACGTCCTCGGCGTGCAGGCGGACAAGCTCACCTATGTCGAGGAACGCCCGGTGCTCACCCTCGACGACGGCACCGACATCCACTGTGGAGCCGTCCTGATCACCGGCGGGATCGGCAGCTTCAGTCCTCGGCACCTGCCGGCCGCCGACGCGTTCACCGGCGCCGGCGTCGTCTACTTCGTGCCGCACCTCGACGACCACGCCGGCCAGCACGTCCTCATCGTCGGCGGCGGCGACTCGGCCTTCGACTGGGCGCACGCGCTCGCCCCGATCGCGGCCTCCGTGACCCTCGTGCACCGCCGGGAGGCGTTCCGGGCGCACGCCGCGACCGTCGCCCGGGTCCGCGAACTCGGCGTCCGGATCGTCGTCAACGCCCAGGTCACCGAACTGCTCGGCACCGAACGGGTCGAGGGCGCGGTGATCGTCGCCAAGGGCGCGGAACCCGAGCGGGTGCCCGCCGACGTCCTCGTCGCGGCACTCGGCTTCGTTGCCGACCTCGGGCCGCTCGCCGAGTGGGGGCTGCGACTCGACCGCCGGCACGTCTGGGTCGACTCGACGATGGCGACGAACCTGCCGAGGGTGTTCGCGGCGGGCGACATCACGGAGTACCCGGGAAAGGTCCGGCTCATCGCCACCGGCTTCGGCGAGGCGGCGACGGCGGTCAACAACGCCGCGGTGGCCATCGACCCGGCGGCGCACCTGTTCCCGGGACACTCCTCCGACGTGGGGTGA